The genomic window AGCGTGACACTGACCAACAGCGACGTGTGTAGCGCGTGGGTGGTTCATTGTCCACCAGCCATGGGGGCACTCTTTTTCCATCATGTTCTCTTCAGTGGGTTTAGGCCACCAAGTTGGGTCGCGTTTAGGGAGATGCATACACGGCGGTTATTGTGAGATGAGAGAGACGCTACTAGGAAACTTCTTATATAGGTGGACCCTTACCAATGGCGGGCAGGCATTTGCGCTTGCCATGGGTATTCTTTGTTAGGGCATTCCTTTATTCTTCTTATTTTTGTGAGGGCGTTCCTTTATTCTTTTAAGCAGCATGCTAATTGTTTTTTCTTATATACAATATTTGTACACATAGTGCATAAAAcatatttttttaaagaaacacACAACCCATATACTCTTTTTTTAACATCACAACCCATATACTTGAAGTCTATTACTAGTTGGTAAAGAAACATATCATTCATGTACTACTTGAAGTTTATTGGTTGGCAAAGAAACACAAAATCCATATGCTTGAAACCTATTGGTTGACAAAGAAACACACAATCCAGGTGCTTGAAGCCTATTGGTTGACAAAGAAACACATAATCCAGGTGCTTGAGGCCTATTGGTCAAGACACCCATCCACATATTGATGACACATGGCCTATCGGCTATTTCCAGTGGAAAGAAAACACGTCTACCGTTCACACCAAACAAAAATCACGCACACGctgtcaaaaataaaataaaatcacgtACGTATCTCCTGCTCCGAGCGCTGCCCGCTGCAAGTTCCTCTTTCCTTTCCTTGGCTCACCGCTGTTGGCCCGTCCGGTCGGCCCGACCTCCTCCCTCCGGCAGTTTTGAATTGAGCTAAAACTGTGCAAGATGCCAATATCCATACTACTAGTTTTCTTTGAGCTAACACTCTTAGTTCCACTGTACATAACATGTACTCTACTACATAATTGATTATGCAGTAATGTCTCATCTTAAAATACATTTCAtgacccccgcaaaaaaaaattaaaatacatTCATGAATATGTTATTCATATCTTaggtttttttttcatattttccatTTGGCAAGCATGATCAGTCGTATTTGTTACAAATATCATTTTGAAACGGTTTGCTTTATCCTCACAAGTTTAGTATTGTTCGCGAGTCATAGTGTTTCTCTTTGCTTTGTTAACCGTAGTGATTAGTGATGCGATAATATGGTTGCAGTTTACTGATTTAGCGCAGGTAGTCACTGTCCAAATATTTTTGTATGCATCACCTCTGGCTCTATGCTTATGTTCAAGTGAGCAAACTTGATGACTCTAAAGTTGTTATTTGTGGAGCTTCGTTTCCATTTTTGGCCAAAGTGTCAGCAATAAAAAGGATAATCAGGGATGTACCTCACGCTAATCTACATACGTGATTTTTTTCATACATACAACCGTGACCAGGAAAATGTATCTTTTTATTAGTCTTCTAAGAACGTATATTTCCTTATGTTGGAATCCTGAACTGGCAGCAGAATAATCCACTGCTTGTCCTCTCTAATTATTATCTTCAACTTTGTTATGGCGCATCTCTTAATTCTATGTAGCCAACACTCAGGCTGTCAGGCATATTAATTTTGTACTGTATCATTACCCTTTGGTCATAAACTAAACAAAGGCATTTCCCACTACACATATATGCACACTGAAATATATTTGTTTCTCGGTGCTTTCTGGGCAAATTTAAAAATTGAGAGAATTCAGAATAGCTACGAGAAAGACTAGTCCAATCCATAATGATGTACTGGAAAGTACAACACTTGTATTATTTGACCTGGGGAAGACGCAATTAATGCAAAAACAGCTAATTTGGAAAGCAATATTCATATTTCTACTCCTaagctaccatcaaataaagttGACTACATATTTGATCCCTCACTTAACCAAAATTGTAAAAAAAAATACATAATAGTATGAATAGATCCATACCCCTCTTAGTTGTTAACATTCAGACCACCTACACCTTTGCAGTTAAGTTTTTTTTCTTGATCATGCACGCGCTTAAAATCTATATAACTACAATACACATTAGATCTGCACCTCTGGGTATACCTTTGCTGCATTTGAAAATATTCTACAAAAATGTCATATGCATAGATTGTATTTTGCAAGAAGATGAACCACATACTATGAAGCCTCTCGCACTAACGTATTCCCCTGTCTACTACAGTGTTTTCACGTGATTTTGCAAACAAGAGAACAAAATAAGTCACGACCAAACCAACAACGGGCACAAGCACGGCGTGATCTTATTTATCCCTCCCATCCATGTAACCTTATGTGATCAATGTTCATATCAGTTTAGTCAAAACAAGAAAACAAACTAATCAACTAGCCATACCAAAAACCCAGATAAAAGAAGCAACAAGGACCCCCGCGCGCGCATGCGCAAAACAAAAAACATATAATGGCTTTGCATGAATCCACCAGATAAACAAAAATTCCCACAGCGGCAGCCCTCTTGCAAATCCTTTTTTCtcataagaaaaaataaaataagcaAACACATGGGCTCACCGACGGGCCCAACATACTCCTTCACCCGCTCATTCCTAAGTAATCAGTTCTAACATCAAGTTTAACCGGATGAAATCTACAAGCACCATACTCTTTGAAGGTACGTACACTACCAAATCATTACCTATTGAATAGTCCCGATTCAAACTTGTTACCCACACGCACGGCGGGCCAAGAGACCAATTCATAGGTGCTGGGAAGCAATATTGTCCTCATCCAGAAGTCGCGTGGCCATACAAATGTTATCAGAAACAGTCATAGTAAGAAATGACATCGTAAACGCAGCAGCACACCACCAATCCAGCATATCAAAGACCCCCTAAATACAACGTCACATCTACCATCAATAGAACCGACGCATGTCACTTTTCTTACATGTTTCCTCTCTAGGGATCAACTCAACTAAACTAATAAGCGCCTATACAGTTCTTCAAGTCAAGGACTCGTGAGCAGGTGAAACGGCGATGCGCTTAGCTGTCACCCGCACTAAACAGGGTGAGCAGGGCCATGAACAGATTGATGATGTCAAGGTAGAGCGAGACGGCGGCCCAGACATACTCGTCATAGGTGTAACGCTTGATGATGTTGTCTGTGTCATAGACAATGTAGCCACTGAAGATGAGTGCCGCCAGCGCGCCATAGATCATGTGAGAGAGCTTGCCCAGCGGGAAGAGGATCTGCATATTTAGACAAGCGATGATCAGTATTGATTGTAATAGGAATAGATAAGACTGATATAAATGGACTGCATCTGACCTGAATGAACCCGAAGACGAGCAACATGATGAGAGAAGCAAATAAGAAAGGACCAAGGAAGCTGAAGTCCTTGCCCCTCTTTACAGCCCAGAACGTGTAAGCAGTCAGGCTGAAGACAACCACCGTTGTAAGAATCGCTGCCTCCAAAATGACCTTGCCTGTGCACATGCCGGGACTATTTTAGCGGTCTCTTTATATTGCATAAGAACAGGCAAAATTAGCTACTAATTAAATAAACTAATTGCTTTCTTATTAAATCATACATCTCTTTACCAAATGAAACTTTCATGTAAATCTGACCAAACAATAAAGCACTTTCATGTAAATGACAGTGACACATTGAAAAAGAAGCAAACTATCAGCAGCCGCCTGCGATGTGGTACAAGCTAGAACGAACCTCAGAATTATTATTGGTACAACCCCAAAATGACGTGGTAGGAACGCTGATGAAAACACAAATGGATGACAGATCACTGTTAGGATTAATCTTGATTATGTATCTTTATTGTATTTTCGTTTAGCATGTAGTCTAGTGTAGGTTGATGTTTGTCCCGTGAAGCTTAAGCTCAGCGTGCGAAGGAGGCGAGATGCCAGGCTGCCGTGCGATGCGGCGAGCACGGCGAGATGCCAATGGTGCCATGGGATACGGTTACGTCGTGAGAAGCGGCAAAAGATCATGGAGGCCGAAGCATGACGGACTGCATCATGTTGAGTCGGGTGAGCCGTCAAGTCATATAGTTTGTTGAGAAGGTGTGCATGCATGGTGTGTTGGCAGGGTCCACGGCCGTTGAGGAGGCTGCGCAAGTACTGGACATGGACGTGCAACTAGTAGTGGTTGTTAGCATGCATGTGTTGGATCTAGTCGCGGCTGTTGGAGCGATTCCAGGAGTAAGATAAGGCTAGTTAGTGCATGTAGTGGATTAGTTAGTGGCCTGGTCTAGTGGCCAGTTTAGTGCGTACGTGACTTAGTAGTCTGGCCGGGTTGTGCGTGAGGCAAACCTCCTCTGTGTATATATGTTGCTGTGAGTGAATGAGAAAACGAGGCCGAGAGGGCTGAGGCAAAATATAGCCTATGTGATATTCACCGGGAGACAAGGCAAAGCTAGTTTCTCCTTGGTGAAGTGTGTGTCCGTGTGAGTTTTCCTCCATAGTGTGTTCTTGAGTGAGACAAAGAGAGAAGGTTGAGCTGTGAGAGGCAGCCAGAGGAATAAGAAGCAGCGCTGCAAGTGGAGGCGGCGCCAACAATCACAAAGTGCCTGACAACATAACTTGTCTAAATTAAAAGATTTATGTATTTTCAATCACTTTAATCCAATGCGATTTATCCAGCACATGCATGAAGTGCCCTTAAAATAACCTATGAAGCATATATTTTCTTGTCACCACAGTAGTCTGATATATCATGTGAGAAtcatttttattttcataaaacttTAAGCTAGTCGTGCAACCTAAACCACGTCCTTGCCAAAACCATGTCAACTTGAGCAGGTTAGCTGGCATGTTATTGGACCAAACGGCCCTTCGGATCAAATTGATACTATCACATCACTATGTATCATACAAAAAACCGTGGCAGGAAGAAACAGCAAATAAATATGTAAGATCCAACCAATGTTCTATGAAATCGAAGGTTACTGCTATTTTCTAATTTCTGATTTCAAAAAGTAACAGCTGAGCAAGGTCTGCTCAAAGAGCAATCCTACTAGCTGGCAATATTGCAAATGCTAACTCAGACAAGCATATCATAAAAGGCAATTTGGCGGTATTTCTGAACCCAGTCCACACGCAAACAGAATGCTTCGCAATAATAGCTAGTAGGAAACTATCCAATTGCCATACATAAAGCTAATAGTAGGAAAATATGTAATGAATTAACACAATTAATGAGAGGGGCATTAGAGGATGCTGATTTACATAAGCAGCAGAGCAGAGTCACTCAAGAACAAGCTAGGAGCAGAATACATGGTGGGAAGACAATTACCGCTAGTGAAGGCACATGTCATGCCGACAGCGAAGCTGATGGCCACTGTGAAGACGCCAAGCAGCAGCAGGTTGACTGGGTGCTTCTGGCGGTAGATGTACAACGGGCACAACACTGCATACAAAAAATTTAACAAGCATCTTAGTAACAGATCGATTATACCAGCAGCAATTCACAAAGCAACCACGTCCCATTCTAGTAGTCTAGTAAAGCAGCATTAAGAGTACATGGATGGGACATTACTGCAAAAATCAGCAGTTGTAAAACCAACAGATTCATAGCTTTGCGGGGACGCGACGGCATCCCGAATGTAAATACAGAGCAGGGCACGCAAAGGTAACGCAGAGCAGAGTCGTGTCCTGTCACAAGGCCCTCCCTCAAAAAATTAACAGCCACAAGTTTCCCATCTTGTAAATCGAATATATTCGTGACGCTCGCGGTGAGGGAAACCGTCCCTAGAATCGGATGCGATGGAAACCCCAAGGACAAATCAAAATCGTAACAGAGAAGATGGAGGTGGTGTGTGTGAATTCTCACCGATGAaggggaggatgaggaggaagatgtAGAGCCCGAGGCCGGCGTAGGAGGAGGCGAAGAAGTGGGGGATGGCGGGGACcttgacgacgacggcggcgacgacggcagTGAGGAGAAGCTGCAGGGAGACGATGACGTAGATCTTCCGGATGAGCGCCCAGCGCAGCTCCGGGCTCTCCGCCATCCCGGGGTACAGCGCTCCCGCCGGCGCCGCGGCAGTGCCGCCGGAGGTCCCCGCCTCGATGTCGCCGCCCTTCATCTCGCCCGGCGAGGCGATGAGCGGCAGGGAAGAGAAAGAAGCAGCCTTCGGTCGGAGGTAGGGTTTTGGCGGGTGTGGCGGAACGGAAGGCGAGAGGGAGGGGACGGGAGGAGCAAAAGTGGAGAAGAGGGGAACTGGGGGGACGGCGACGACGATGGGCCGAAAAGGCTCCAGTGCTCGACTTTATATGGGCAGATCAGATGGGAGACCTGCTGGGCCCATTAGTA from Triticum aestivum cultivar Chinese Spring chromosome 3B, IWGSC CS RefSeq v2.1, whole genome shotgun sequence includes these protein-coding regions:
- the LOC123072394 gene encoding protein LIFEGUARD 2, whose protein sequence is MKGGDIEAGTSGGTAAAPAGALYPGMAESPELRWALIRKIYVIVSLQLLLTAVVAAVVVKVPAIPHFFASSYAGLGLYIFLLILPFIVLCPLYIYRQKHPVNLLLLGVFTVAISFAVGMTCAFTSGKVILEAAILTTVVVFSLTAYTFWAVKRGKDFSFLGPFLFASLIMLLVFGFIQILFPLGKLSHMIYGALAALIFSGYIVYDTDNIIKRYTYDEYVWAAVSLYLDIINLFMALLTLFSAGDS